The Panicum virgatum strain AP13 chromosome 5K, P.virgatum_v5, whole genome shotgun sequence genome has a window encoding:
- the LOC120707078 gene encoding ankyrin repeat-containing protein At5g02620-like isoform X2 codes for MESALYKAATQGKVERLRQLVVGDPSILKSMTAHHDTALHLAAWHGHVEFAREVLDWDEELFVARNDDGNTPLHLAAKAGRLEVAELLVRYAVAWPQDEISRPLSMTNYLSITNYAGNSALHEAVRNRMVSVAVALLSADPSGGYALNARMESPLQIAAREGLFHVVQRILDYSWVEQEYMPSPSGTALHQAVLGIVAILLEKRPHLIDLTDAHGNNALHYAAEKNHPHAVEVLLRKRMELAHMSNGESMPPLHVAVHYGSTDAIKALLRICPDVVDGYGRNAFHASATFGNTHSLRWLLRHVRPAEPLNRVDIGGNTPLHKAASMSHVQCALLLLRDRRVDPCIRNHNGQTARSLLETKLATGEMNTYEMELLKQLKQQESLRCRMQNVPPAVPVRRRPLSNKDFDSVVDSYFLAATLITTVSFAATFTMPGGYDQTSGITLHAHSTAFRTFVVSNTVAMCSSIVVIFLLIWARQEPVKLRLHNLFWSQILTVIACLSMLLSLMTTVYITVAPKAPWPAYAVIAIATSSPALFFIITWIGTW; via the exons atggaatcggcgTTGTACAAGGCGGCGACACAGGGTAAGGTGGAGAGGCTGAGGCAGCTGGTGGTGGGTGACCCAAGTATCCTGAAGTCTATGACGGCGCACCACGACACCGCGCTGCACCTCGCCGCATGGCATGGCCACGTCGAGTTTGCCCGTGAGGTCCTGGACTGGGACGAGGAGCTTTTCGTCGCCCGGAACGACGACGGCAACACCCCACTGCACCTGGCGGCCAAGGCCGGCAGGCTGGAGGTGGCGGAACTGCTCGTCCGCTACGCCGTGGCGTGGCCGCAGGACGAGATCAGCAGGCCTCTGTCTATGACCAACTATCTGTCTATCACCAACTATGCAGGCAACTCTGCGCTGCACGAGGCGGTGCGGAACCGCATGGTCTCTGTGGCGGTGGCTCTGCTGAGCGCCGACCCCAGCGGCGGCTACGCCCTCAACGCGCGGATGGAGTCGCCGCTGCAAATAGCCGCCCGCGAGGGTCTCTTCCACGTCGTCCAAAGGATCCTTGATTACAGTTGGGTCGAGCAGGAGTACATGCCCTCTCCCAGCGGCACGGCTCTGCACCAGGCCGTGCTCG GTATCGTGGCGATTCTGCTGGAGAAGCGACCTCATCTGATCGACCTGACTGATGCCCACGGCAACAACGCCCTCCACTACGCGGCAGAGAAGAACCACCCGCATGCAGTGGAGGTACTACTCAGAAAGCGGATGGAGCTGGCCCACATGAGCAACGGCGAGAGTATGCCCCCCCTGCATGTCGCCGTGCACTACGGCTCGACGGACGCCATCAAGGCGCTGCTCCGGATCTGCCCCGACGTGGTGGATGGGTACGGCCGCAACGCCTTCCATGCCTCCGCCACCTTCGGCAACACGCACTCGCTCAGATGGCTACTCCGCCATGTCCGCCCCGCGGAACCGCTCAACCGCGTCGACATAGGCGGCAACACACCTCTGCACAAAGCTGCCTCGATGAGCCATGTCCAgtgcgcgctgctgctgctccgggaccgccgcgtcgACCcctgcatccgcaaccacaacGGCCAGACGGCGCGCAGCCTCCTCGAGACCAAGTTGGCCACCGGCGAGATGAACACCTACGAGATGGAGCTCCTGAAGCAGCTCAAGCAGCAAGAGTCCCTAAGGTGCCGCATGCAGAATGTGCCGCCCGCTGTCCCCGTCAGACGCAGGCCGCTCAGCAATAAGGACTTCGACAGTGTCGTTGACTCCTACTTCCTCGCCGCAACCCTTATCACCACCGTCTCCTTCGCCGCCACCTTCACCATGCCCGGTGGTTATGACCAGACCAGCGGCATCACCCTCCATGCTCACAGCACCGCGTTCAGGACCTTCGTGGTCTCCAATACAGTCGCCATGTGCAGCTCCATCGTCGTCATCTTCTTGCTCATCTGGGCCAGGCAGGAGCCCGTCAAGCTCAGGCTCCACAACCTCTTCTGGAGCCAAATCCTCACTGTCATCGCCTGCCTCTCTATGCTCCTCTCCCTCATGACCACTGTCTACATCACCGTAGCGCCAAAAGCCCCGTGGCCTGCCTACGCCGTCATAGCCATCGCTACCAGCAGTCCAGCCCTCTTCTTCATTATTACCTGGATAGGGACATGGTGA
- the LOC120707078 gene encoding ankyrin repeat-containing protein At5g02620-like isoform X1, with translation MESALYKAATQGKVERLRQLVVGDPSILKSMTAHHDTALHLAAWHGHVEFAREVLDWDEELFVARNDDGNTPLHLAAKAGRLEVAELLVRYAVAWPQDEISRPLSMTNYLSITNYAGNSALHEAVRNRMVSVAVALLSADPSGGYALNARMESPLQIAAREGLFHVVQRILDYSWVEQEYMPSPSGTALHQAVLGNNRRIVAILLEKRPHLIDLTDAHGNNALHYAAEKNHPHAVEVLLRKRMELAHMSNGESMPPLHVAVHYGSTDAIKALLRICPDVVDGYGRNAFHASATFGNTHSLRWLLRHVRPAEPLNRVDIGGNTPLHKAASMSHVQCALLLLRDRRVDPCIRNHNGQTARSLLETKLATGEMNTYEMELLKQLKQQESLRCRMQNVPPAVPVRRRPLSNKDFDSVVDSYFLAATLITTVSFAATFTMPGGYDQTSGITLHAHSTAFRTFVVSNTVAMCSSIVVIFLLIWARQEPVKLRLHNLFWSQILTVIACLSMLLSLMTTVYITVAPKAPWPAYAVIAIATSSPALFFIITWIGTW, from the exons atggaatcggcgTTGTACAAGGCGGCGACACAGGGTAAGGTGGAGAGGCTGAGGCAGCTGGTGGTGGGTGACCCAAGTATCCTGAAGTCTATGACGGCGCACCACGACACCGCGCTGCACCTCGCCGCATGGCATGGCCACGTCGAGTTTGCCCGTGAGGTCCTGGACTGGGACGAGGAGCTTTTCGTCGCCCGGAACGACGACGGCAACACCCCACTGCACCTGGCGGCCAAGGCCGGCAGGCTGGAGGTGGCGGAACTGCTCGTCCGCTACGCCGTGGCGTGGCCGCAGGACGAGATCAGCAGGCCTCTGTCTATGACCAACTATCTGTCTATCACCAACTATGCAGGCAACTCTGCGCTGCACGAGGCGGTGCGGAACCGCATGGTCTCTGTGGCGGTGGCTCTGCTGAGCGCCGACCCCAGCGGCGGCTACGCCCTCAACGCGCGGATGGAGTCGCCGCTGCAAATAGCCGCCCGCGAGGGTCTCTTCCACGTCGTCCAAAGGATCCTTGATTACAGTTGGGTCGAGCAGGAGTACATGCCCTCTCCCAGCGGCACGGCTCTGCACCAGGCCGTGCTCGGTAATAACCGCC GTATCGTGGCGATTCTGCTGGAGAAGCGACCTCATCTGATCGACCTGACTGATGCCCACGGCAACAACGCCCTCCACTACGCGGCAGAGAAGAACCACCCGCATGCAGTGGAGGTACTACTCAGAAAGCGGATGGAGCTGGCCCACATGAGCAACGGCGAGAGTATGCCCCCCCTGCATGTCGCCGTGCACTACGGCTCGACGGACGCCATCAAGGCGCTGCTCCGGATCTGCCCCGACGTGGTGGATGGGTACGGCCGCAACGCCTTCCATGCCTCCGCCACCTTCGGCAACACGCACTCGCTCAGATGGCTACTCCGCCATGTCCGCCCCGCGGAACCGCTCAACCGCGTCGACATAGGCGGCAACACACCTCTGCACAAAGCTGCCTCGATGAGCCATGTCCAgtgcgcgctgctgctgctccgggaccgccgcgtcgACCcctgcatccgcaaccacaacGGCCAGACGGCGCGCAGCCTCCTCGAGACCAAGTTGGCCACCGGCGAGATGAACACCTACGAGATGGAGCTCCTGAAGCAGCTCAAGCAGCAAGAGTCCCTAAGGTGCCGCATGCAGAATGTGCCGCCCGCTGTCCCCGTCAGACGCAGGCCGCTCAGCAATAAGGACTTCGACAGTGTCGTTGACTCCTACTTCCTCGCCGCAACCCTTATCACCACCGTCTCCTTCGCCGCCACCTTCACCATGCCCGGTGGTTATGACCAGACCAGCGGCATCACCCTCCATGCTCACAGCACCGCGTTCAGGACCTTCGTGGTCTCCAATACAGTCGCCATGTGCAGCTCCATCGTCGTCATCTTCTTGCTCATCTGGGCCAGGCAGGAGCCCGTCAAGCTCAGGCTCCACAACCTCTTCTGGAGCCAAATCCTCACTGTCATCGCCTGCCTCTCTATGCTCCTCTCCCTCATGACCACTGTCTACATCACCGTAGCGCCAAAAGCCCCGTGGCCTGCCTACGCCGTCATAGCCATCGCTACCAGCAGTCCAGCCCTCTTCTTCATTATTACCTGGATAGGGACATGGTGA